A genomic region of Gemmata massiliana contains the following coding sequences:
- a CDS encoding DUF1501 domain-containing protein has translation MLVIPGSAAKNDCDGVTRRDLLRVGGSGVLGLTLGDLFSLQKASANNTKGDAGNGPGFGKAKSVIFIYLQGGPSHLDLWDPKDNVPDKVKSVFKHQQTKLTGTHVTELLPKIATVLDKTTLMRAVSYTPYGLFNHTAAIYQMHTGYTTDKVSASGQLEPPSPKDFPTLGSNIIKMKPPTVPMLPFVMMPRPLQESNVVGKGGSAGFLGKGYDPYLLYPPGDDMDMAKMDRIRTDDLKLREELTPVRMERRAALRETISKGMPEVEAAVAKHDLDEYYGKALGLVVSGRAKKAFELTEEKAELREKYGKNTFGQSLLLARRLVEAGTRFVEVVWPKVANSDNHSWDVHTGLSTRMKTQAAPMLDSGLSTLITDLDERGLLKETLVVCVGEFGRSPQRGVSTSGNQNNDDGRDHWPYCYTGVIAGAGVKRGYVHGKSDKTASAPVEGAIHPTELLATIYHSVGIKPDTIVYNHLNQPRELVKGEVVSGLLS, from the coding sequence ATGCTGGTCATTCCCGGTTCAGCGGCGAAGAATGATTGTGATGGCGTGACGCGCCGCGATTTACTCCGCGTGGGCGGGTCCGGGGTTCTCGGCCTCACACTTGGCGACCTCTTTTCGCTCCAAAAAGCCAGCGCGAACAACACCAAGGGCGACGCCGGAAACGGCCCGGGCTTCGGCAAAGCGAAGAGCGTCATCTTCATCTACTTGCAGGGCGGGCCGAGCCACCTCGACTTGTGGGACCCGAAGGACAACGTCCCGGACAAGGTGAAGAGCGTCTTCAAGCACCAGCAGACGAAGTTGACCGGCACGCACGTCACGGAGCTGTTGCCGAAGATCGCGACCGTGCTCGACAAGACCACACTGATGCGCGCGGTGAGCTACACGCCCTACGGCCTGTTCAACCACACCGCGGCCATTTACCAGATGCACACGGGCTACACCACCGACAAGGTGAGCGCATCCGGGCAACTGGAGCCGCCCAGCCCGAAGGACTTCCCCACGCTCGGCTCGAACATCATCAAGATGAAGCCGCCGACCGTGCCTATGCTGCCCTTCGTAATGATGCCGCGGCCCCTGCAAGAATCGAACGTCGTGGGCAAGGGCGGCAGCGCGGGGTTCCTGGGCAAAGGGTACGACCCGTACCTGCTCTACCCGCCCGGCGACGACATGGACATGGCGAAGATGGACCGCATCCGCACCGACGACCTGAAGCTCCGCGAGGAACTCACGCCGGTCCGGATGGAGCGCCGGGCCGCGCTCCGCGAGACCATCAGCAAGGGTATGCCGGAAGTGGAAGCGGCGGTCGCCAAGCACGACCTCGACGAGTATTACGGCAAGGCGCTCGGGTTGGTCGTGAGCGGGCGCGCGAAGAAGGCGTTCGAGCTGACCGAAGAGAAGGCCGAACTACGCGAAAAGTACGGTAAGAACACGTTCGGCCAGAGCCTCCTCCTGGCCCGGCGGCTCGTTGAGGCCGGTACCCGGTTCGTCGAAGTGGTGTGGCCGAAGGTCGCGAACAGCGACAACCACTCGTGGGACGTCCACACGGGCCTGTCCACGCGGATGAAGACACAGGCCGCCCCGATGCTCGACAGCGGGCTTTCGACGCTGATTACCGACCTCGACGAGCGCGGGCTACTGAAAGAAACGCTCGTAGTGTGCGTGGGCGAATTTGGGCGCAGCCCGCAGCGCGGGGTTAGCACCTCGGGCAACCAGAACAACGACGATGGCCGCGACCACTGGCCGTACTGCTACACCGGCGTCATCGCGGGCGCGGGCGTCAAGCGCGGGTACGTTCACGGGAAGAGCGACAAGACCGCCAGCGCCCCGGTCGAAGGTGCGATCCACCCGACGGAGCTGCTCGCCACGATCTACCACTCGGTCGGCATCAAGCCGGACACGATCGTGTACAACCACCTGAACCAGCCGCGCGAATTGGTGAAGGGCGAGGTCGTCAGCGGCCTGTTGAGCTAA
- a CDS encoding response regulator, translating to MAGPPPVPAPNAVPDLPVILVADDSLLEQRYVGRLLEQQGGWRVAFARSGEEALAAITKSQPALLLTDMNMSGMDGLTLVEKVREQFARVPVVLMTGSGSERVAVAALKAGAADYVAKQSLAHDLIPVLDRVLSVGQAAHRRYQILQGMTRRSSQYIIESDPLLVPPLVAQFREDLIEMGLCDLTGATRAGIAIEEALLNAIYHGNLEVSSDLRENGDEEFHKLARERRGIEPYSARRVRVTARLTPARATFVILDQGPGFDITKLPDPIDPEFNDRASGRGVLLMRAFMDEVRYNAVGNRVTLVKRRDRSSRDDS from the coding sequence ATGGCCGGCCCGCCCCCTGTCCCTGCGCCCAACGCGGTACCGGACCTCCCGGTTATTCTCGTCGCGGACGATTCGCTCCTCGAACAGCGCTACGTGGGGCGGCTCCTTGAACAGCAGGGCGGCTGGCGCGTCGCGTTCGCCCGGAGCGGCGAGGAAGCGCTCGCGGCGATTACCAAGTCGCAACCGGCACTGCTCCTGACCGACATGAACATGAGCGGGATGGACGGGCTGACGCTCGTGGAGAAGGTGCGCGAACAGTTCGCGCGCGTGCCCGTGGTGCTCATGACCGGCAGCGGGAGCGAGCGCGTGGCCGTCGCAGCGCTCAAGGCCGGGGCCGCGGACTATGTCGCGAAGCAGTCTCTCGCACACGACTTGATCCCGGTCCTCGATCGCGTTTTGTCCGTCGGTCAGGCCGCCCACCGACGGTACCAAATTCTCCAGGGAATGACGCGCCGCAGCTCGCAGTACATCATCGAGAGCGATCCACTGTTGGTCCCGCCGCTCGTCGCCCAGTTCCGTGAAGACCTCATCGAAATGGGCTTGTGCGATCTCACCGGCGCGACCCGGGCCGGTATCGCGATCGAAGAAGCGCTCCTCAACGCGATCTACCACGGCAACTTGGAAGTGAGTTCCGACCTGCGCGAGAACGGCGATGAGGAGTTCCACAAACTAGCCCGCGAGCGCCGAGGGATCGAGCCGTACAGCGCGCGCCGGGTGCGAGTCACCGCGCGACTCACACCCGCCCGGGCCACGTTCGTCATTCTCGATCAGGGACCGGGGTTCGACATCACGAAACTGCCCGACCCGATCGATCCCGAGTTCAACGATCGCGCGAGCGGGCGCGGCGTGCTCCTCATGCGCGCGTTCATGGACGAAGTGCGGTACAATGCGGTCGGCAACCGCGTCACGCTCGTGAAACGCCGGGACCGTTCTTCGCGCGACGACTCGTGA
- a CDS encoding class I SAM-dependent methyltransferase: MRYTNVEGGRAIMDLEVFRQLLTPMGQGALRRAVGLQPTEATFLVNSAALRKHHSPELAKIALETALLRLKARDKFTDADRMYFTREALEQSTSDIVARHRAARFAGFGCVADLCCGIGGDALAFASAGLIVEAVDLDPLRITMTEANAAAAGVSDRVRGIVGDALTVPLEAKAAFADPNRRSDNRRFLSPEDYTPSLSAIRARFPSNFPLAVKIAPGVAKSDLPPDAEAEFVSLHGELKECVLWFGPLRGATRRATLLPSGETLAADAPSDSLPLAEQVGAVIYDPDPAVTRAGLVHELATRINAEPIDFEVQLLTSEQHTVTPFATAFGVEHSAPFHPKHLRDYLREHQIGRVTLIKRGSPADADDVLKKLKLDGPNHRTLLLTRVAGAHTAIVCERLN, from the coding sequence GTGCGGTACACGAACGTCGAGGGCGGGCGAGCGATCATGGACCTGGAAGTGTTTCGTCAGTTGTTGACCCCAATGGGGCAGGGCGCGCTGCGCCGGGCAGTCGGCCTCCAGCCCACCGAAGCGACCTTTCTTGTGAATTCCGCGGCGCTTCGCAAACATCATTCGCCGGAACTTGCGAAGATAGCCCTCGAAACGGCGCTCCTACGGCTCAAAGCACGCGACAAGTTCACCGACGCGGACCGGATGTACTTCACGCGAGAGGCGCTCGAACAATCCACGAGCGACATCGTGGCCCGTCACCGGGCCGCTCGGTTCGCCGGTTTTGGTTGCGTTGCGGATCTGTGCTGCGGGATCGGCGGCGACGCCCTCGCGTTTGCCTCAGCGGGGTTGATAGTAGAAGCCGTGGACCTCGATCCGCTGCGGATCACCATGACCGAAGCAAACGCCGCGGCAGCGGGCGTCAGTGATCGGGTCCGAGGGATCGTAGGAGATGCACTGACTGTACCGCTCGAAGCAAAAGCGGCGTTCGCCGACCCGAACCGACGCAGCGACAACCGCCGGTTCCTCAGTCCGGAAGATTACACGCCCTCGTTAAGTGCGATCCGAGCACGATTCCCCTCAAACTTTCCGCTCGCGGTCAAAATCGCACCCGGGGTCGCGAAGTCGGACCTACCCCCGGACGCAGAAGCGGAATTTGTCTCGCTCCACGGCGAACTTAAAGAGTGCGTGCTGTGGTTCGGCCCGTTACGCGGAGCTACCCGGCGCGCAACGCTACTTCCATCCGGGGAAACACTTGCGGCCGACGCCCCATCTGATTCGCTCCCACTCGCGGAACAGGTGGGCGCCGTGATTTACGACCCCGACCCGGCAGTCACGCGAGCCGGGCTGGTCCACGAATTGGCGACTCGCATCAACGCAGAACCGATCGACTTCGAGGTACAACTTCTTACTTCGGAACAACATACGGTTACACCGTTCGCGACCGCGTTCGGAGTAGAACACTCGGCACCGTTTCATCCGAAGCATTTGCGCGACTACCTGCGTGAGCACCAGATCGGCCGCGTCACCCTCATCAAACGCGGATCGCCCGCGGACGCCGACGACGTGCTCAAAAAGCTCAAGCTCGACGGCCCGAACCACCGCACCCTGCTCCTCACCCGAGTTGCTGGGGCGCACACCGCGATCGTGTGCGAGCGCCTCAATTGA
- a CDS encoding amidohydrolase, with product MLALLLLLIPSAEPPITADLIVHNGKVWTGDAKQPEVQAVAVWRDRIVKVGTDAEVKALAGANTKLVDLKGGRLVPGFYDSHLHFMSGGQSLSQVDLKDAKDEEEFGKRLVAFDKNTPRERWIVGGQWDHDRTFKGALPTAAIVDKFVKDRPVFISRYDGHMGLANSAALKLAGITADTKDPPGGVIYRLADGKTPSGILKDNAMALVDRLVPDPGDAEILEAVLTAQKAAAEVGVTSVQDLDGSAPETRRKLFRIYQRLAREGKLTCRIDLRWPIALYKELANTGATADFGNAFVRIGGVKGFMDGSLGSSTAKMFAPYETDAKVTGVYVTEPDTMRSYIRGADAADLNVCVHAIGDQANAVLLDLFADVAKQNGAKDRRFRIEHAQHLRPEDYKRFNDLSVIASMQPYHVIDDGRWAEGRIGAKRCASSYAYRSLLDSGAKLAFGSDWPVAPINPLPGIDAAVNRRTIDGKHPNGWYPEQRITVAEAVDAYTLGSAFAGFQEKDRGSIAVGKLADFVLLSRDIFAPAEKDKIADTKVLLTVVGGKVVFERK from the coding sequence ATGCTCGCTCTTTTGCTCCTGCTCATACCCTCGGCAGAGCCGCCAATTACAGCGGATCTCATTGTTCACAATGGCAAGGTGTGGACCGGGGACGCCAAGCAGCCGGAGGTGCAAGCGGTCGCGGTGTGGCGCGATCGGATCGTGAAGGTGGGCACGGATGCCGAAGTAAAGGCTCTGGCTGGAGCAAACACGAAGCTCGTCGACCTGAAGGGCGGGCGACTCGTTCCCGGGTTCTACGACAGCCACTTGCACTTTATGTCCGGTGGCCAATCGCTTTCTCAGGTCGATCTCAAGGACGCGAAAGACGAAGAAGAATTCGGTAAGCGGCTGGTGGCCTTCGACAAGAACACTCCGCGCGAGCGGTGGATCGTGGGCGGACAGTGGGACCACGATCGCACGTTCAAAGGCGCGTTACCCACGGCTGCAATCGTCGACAAGTTCGTGAAGGACCGCCCCGTCTTCATCAGCCGGTACGACGGGCACATGGGACTCGCGAACTCCGCAGCGCTCAAGCTCGCCGGGATCACGGCCGACACCAAAGACCCCCCCGGCGGGGTGATCTACCGCCTTGCGGACGGGAAGACGCCCTCGGGGATTCTCAAAGACAACGCGATGGCGCTCGTGGACCGGCTCGTTCCGGACCCCGGCGACGCAGAGATCCTCGAAGCTGTGCTCACAGCGCAGAAGGCCGCGGCCGAAGTGGGCGTGACGAGCGTTCAAGACCTCGACGGGAGCGCGCCCGAAACGCGGCGCAAGCTCTTTCGCATTTATCAGCGACTCGCGCGTGAGGGAAAGCTCACGTGCCGCATCGATTTGCGGTGGCCGATCGCGCTTTACAAGGAACTCGCGAACACCGGCGCGACCGCAGACTTTGGCAACGCTTTCGTGCGCATCGGCGGCGTGAAGGGGTTCATGGACGGGTCGCTCGGGAGCAGCACCGCGAAGATGTTCGCGCCGTATGAAACGGACGCGAAGGTCACCGGCGTCTACGTTACCGAACCGGACACGATGCGGAGTTACATCCGAGGCGCGGACGCGGCGGACCTGAACGTGTGCGTCCACGCGATCGGGGACCAGGCCAACGCGGTGCTACTCGACCTGTTCGCGGACGTGGCGAAGCAGAACGGCGCGAAAGACCGCCGGTTCCGCATCGAACACGCACAGCACCTCCGTCCGGAAGACTATAAGCGCTTCAACGACCTGAGCGTGATTGCATCAATGCAGCCGTACCACGTGATCGACGACGGCCGCTGGGCCGAGGGGCGCATCGGCGCGAAGCGGTGCGCCAGTTCGTATGCGTATCGCTCGTTACTCGATTCGGGGGCGAAGCTGGCGTTTGGTTCGGACTGGCCGGTGGCGCCGATCAACCCTCTGCCCGGTATCGACGCGGCCGTGAACCGGCGCACGATCGACGGCAAGCACCCGAACGGGTGGTACCCGGAACAGCGGATTACCGTCGCCGAGGCAGTCGATGCCTACACGCTCGGTAGTGCGTTCGCGGGATTTCAAGAGAAGGACCGTGGGAGCATCGCGGTCGGCAAGTTGGCCGACTTCGTTCTCCTCTCCCGCGACATCTTCGCTCCTGCCGAGAAAGACAAAATCGCTGATACAAAAGTGCTGCTCACGGTCGTTGGCGGAAAAGTGGTCTTCGAGCGGAAGTGA
- a CDS encoding TIGR03067 domain-containing protein, translating to MSALAFGAVAWADPPAAAPSSDLDKVQGYWKPLQCDYEGKAMMPTDIMKQVTVVFDKDQYHLYFKDSKLDKDGKPIIFRLALASIQLDPSTTPKSITFEFAEGPLKGKKSHGIYELAGNQLKMCYCTTDKPKPTKFESPANSGHFLETWARQVK from the coding sequence ATGAGCGCGTTAGCTTTTGGCGCGGTCGCGTGGGCCGATCCGCCCGCGGCAGCTCCGTCGAGCGATCTGGACAAGGTGCAGGGCTACTGGAAGCCGCTCCAGTGCGATTACGAGGGCAAGGCCATGATGCCCACGGACATCATGAAGCAGGTCACCGTCGTATTCGATAAGGACCAGTACCACCTGTATTTCAAGGACTCGAAGCTCGATAAGGACGGGAAGCCGATCATCTTCCGGCTCGCCCTCGCGAGCATTCAGCTCGACCCGAGCACGACGCCGAAATCGATCACGTTCGAGTTCGCCGAAGGCCCGCTGAAGGGCAAAAAGAGCCACGGCATCTACGAACTGGCCGGGAACCAACTGAAGATGTGCTACTGCACAACGGACAAGCCGAAGCCCACGAAATTCGAGTCCCCGGCCAACAGCGGGCACTTCCTCGAAACGTGGGCGCGCCAAGTGAAGTGA
- a CDS encoding Gfo/Idh/MocA family protein, with product MTRVSRRRFLQTSLATAATVTIAGTKSSARVMGANDRIRIAVAGLNGRGESHVGAYLGMKNVEIAYLVDPDKRTYQKRLDQIARKERPAAPCIQDVRKALEDKDLNAVSIATPNHWHALMTIWACEAGKDVYVEKPCSHNIHEGRIAVEMARKHKRVVQHGTQNRSSQGWADLAALAKSGKLGKLLVSRGLCYKDGGTGGSTRGDIGTKPTKAPPADLDFNIWLGPAQEQPYHENLVHYRWHWFWAFGNGDAGNQGVHEMDKARWLIPGATWPKSVISFGGRYANNDQAETPNALVSVFDYGETQLIFETRGLKSPAFRGQTVGNILHFEEGVVAGAKFYPKGKDEGQPIPKVVSDVKLGGDHFTNFIDCVRSRDTAKLHADIEVGHVSAGLCHLGNISYRLGKASSYEPKLGKIAGNESGTDALERMAEHLKDSGIKFDGQNFFAGRKLDFDAKTETFSKDSEANALLTRKYRAPFTVPDKV from the coding sequence ATGACTCGCGTTTCGCGCCGAAGGTTCCTTCAAACATCGCTCGCCACGGCTGCTACCGTCACGATCGCCGGGACGAAATCGTCCGCCCGCGTAATGGGGGCGAACGACCGTATCCGTATCGCGGTCGCGGGCCTGAACGGGCGCGGCGAGTCGCACGTCGGCGCGTATCTCGGCATGAAGAACGTCGAGATCGCGTACCTCGTGGACCCGGACAAGCGCACGTATCAGAAGCGCCTGGACCAAATCGCCCGCAAGGAGCGCCCCGCCGCGCCGTGCATTCAGGACGTTCGCAAAGCCCTCGAAGACAAAGACCTCAATGCCGTTTCCATTGCAACGCCGAATCACTGGCACGCGCTGATGACCATCTGGGCGTGCGAAGCGGGCAAGGACGTCTACGTTGAGAAACCGTGCTCGCACAACATCCACGAGGGCCGGATCGCGGTCGAAATGGCCCGCAAGCATAAGCGGGTCGTCCAGCACGGTACGCAGAACCGCAGTTCACAGGGCTGGGCCGATCTCGCGGCGCTCGCCAAATCCGGGAAGCTCGGCAAGCTGCTCGTGTCGCGTGGGTTGTGCTACAAGGACGGGGGAACTGGCGGTAGTACCCGCGGAGACATCGGTACGAAGCCCACAAAGGCCCCGCCCGCGGATCTCGATTTCAACATCTGGCTCGGGCCGGCGCAGGAGCAGCCGTACCACGAGAACCTCGTTCACTACCGCTGGCACTGGTTCTGGGCGTTCGGCAACGGCGACGCGGGGAACCAAGGCGTTCACGAGATGGACAAGGCCCGCTGGCTCATTCCCGGTGCGACGTGGCCGAAGTCGGTCATCAGCTTCGGCGGGCGCTACGCGAACAACGACCAGGCCGAAACGCCGAATGCGCTCGTGAGTGTGTTCGACTACGGCGAAACGCAACTGATCTTCGAGACGCGCGGGCTGAAGTCGCCGGCGTTCCGCGGTCAGACAGTCGGGAACATCCTGCACTTCGAGGAGGGTGTTGTTGCGGGTGCCAAGTTCTACCCGAAGGGGAAGGATGAGGGGCAGCCGATCCCGAAAGTGGTGTCGGACGTGAAACTCGGCGGGGACCACTTCACGAACTTCATCGACTGCGTCCGCAGCCGTGATACCGCGAAGCTCCACGCGGACATCGAAGTGGGGCACGTCTCTGCTGGCCTTTGTCACTTGGGGAACATCAGCTACCGCCTGGGTAAGGCGTCGAGCTACGAGCCGAAACTCGGCAAGATCGCAGGTAACGAGTCCGGCACCGACGCGCTGGAGCGCATGGCCGAACACCTCAAAGACAGCGGCATCAAGTTCGACGGCCAAAATTTCTTCGCCGGGCGCAAACTCGACTTCGATGCGAAGACCGAAACGTTCTCCAAAGATTCGGAAGCCAACGCGCTCCTGACGCGAAAGTACCGCGCGCCGTTCACCGTGCCGGACAAGGTGTAG
- a CDS encoding serine/threonine-protein kinase — MPDLSDLTADRPAAADTSGATVVREVPSTHQETLVRPSESSPKTGITLPRATSTGSAGFVEETRQLLHKRLLITHSATSVATGLIVFLGITGIAVMPADAGLGRWAIGLPLLGFGQSIAGLIFLLRNPDAALSALRTVEVSQFGVIGLAGGVARFSVLYAVPAESLDSRYQDLVYRFDAVMTNYPIVFAVIFYGVLIPNTRRRSLIGTGLLILVPIVATALAVALNPAVRPALPRLLPATAVPLFMAGVIAVFCAARSSALQRQVFDAIREAKQLGAYTLRKKLGAGGMGEVWLAEHRLLKRPCAMKFVRADLATEAATAARFEREVRAVTTLTHFNTVRIYDYGRSDDGSFYYVMEYLEGPTLDRLVKDRGPLAPGRVVYLLRQLCGALAEAHANGMVHRDLKPSNILVATLGGQRDVAKLLDFGLVQDHGSEADVKITRAGTVLGTPSYMCPEQAAGESVDPRGDIYSLGAVAFFVLAGHPPFEGTSVGKLLAAHLTQPAPNISTLRSDVPADLAAVVAKCLAKDPAERFQSARDLEAALAACACSTDWNATRATQWWEPGALIETPPPAVTTEQTQTLVRGA; from the coding sequence ATGCCGGACCTTTCGGATCTCACTGCTGATCGCCCGGCCGCTGCGGACACGTCCGGCGCTACGGTCGTGCGCGAAGTGCCGAGCACCCACCAGGAAACGCTCGTTCGTCCGAGCGAATCTAGCCCCAAAACCGGGATCACGCTCCCGCGTGCGACCTCGACCGGGTCCGCGGGGTTCGTCGAAGAAACGCGCCAGCTCCTTCATAAGCGCTTGCTCATCACGCACAGCGCCACGAGTGTCGCGACGGGCCTGATCGTGTTTCTCGGTATCACCGGTATCGCGGTGATGCCCGCCGACGCCGGGTTGGGTCGGTGGGCCATCGGGCTCCCGCTCCTCGGGTTTGGGCAGAGCATTGCCGGGTTAATATTCCTCCTGCGAAACCCGGACGCGGCCCTTTCTGCTTTGCGAACGGTCGAAGTGAGCCAGTTCGGGGTGATCGGTTTGGCCGGTGGGGTCGCGAGATTCTCGGTGCTGTACGCGGTCCCTGCTGAATCGTTGGACTCGCGGTACCAAGATCTCGTGTACCGCTTCGATGCCGTAATGACGAACTACCCGATCGTGTTCGCTGTCATCTTCTACGGCGTGCTGATCCCGAATACTCGGCGGCGCAGTTTAATCGGTACCGGTTTACTTATCCTCGTCCCGATCGTGGCGACTGCACTGGCCGTCGCGCTGAATCCCGCGGTGCGACCCGCGCTGCCGCGGTTGCTTCCCGCGACCGCGGTCCCGCTGTTCATGGCCGGGGTGATCGCTGTGTTCTGTGCGGCGCGGTCGAGCGCACTACAGCGCCAGGTGTTCGACGCGATCCGCGAGGCGAAGCAACTGGGCGCGTACACACTCCGCAAGAAACTGGGGGCGGGCGGGATGGGTGAAGTGTGGCTCGCGGAGCACCGGCTCCTCAAGCGCCCGTGCGCAATGAAGTTCGTGCGCGCCGACCTCGCGACCGAAGCCGCGACCGCGGCCCGGTTCGAGCGCGAGGTGCGGGCCGTGACGACGCTGACGCACTTCAACACGGTCCGCATTTACGACTACGGGCGCAGCGACGACGGCAGTTTCTACTACGTGATGGAGTACCTCGAAGGGCCGACCCTCGACCGACTGGTCAAGGACCGCGGGCCGCTGGCGCCGGGGCGCGTGGTGTACCTGCTGCGCCAGTTGTGTGGGGCACTAGCCGAAGCGCACGCGAACGGGATGGTTCACCGCGATCTGAAGCCGAGCAACATCCTCGTGGCCACGCTCGGTGGGCAGCGCGACGTCGCCAAGTTGCTCGACTTCGGGCTCGTACAGGACCACGGATCGGAAGCGGACGTGAAGATCACGCGGGCCGGTACGGTCCTCGGTACGCCGTCGTACATGTGCCCCGAACAGGCCGCGGGCGAGAGCGTCGACCCGCGCGGCGACATTTACAGCCTCGGGGCCGTCGCGTTTTTCGTCTTGGCCGGTCACCCGCCCTTTGAAGGCACGAGCGTAGGGAAGTTGCTCGCCGCCCACCTGACTCAACCCGCGCCGAACATCTCCACGCTACGGAGCGATGTGCCCGCCGACCTCGCGGCGGTCGTGGCGAAGTGTCTGGCGAAAGACCCGGCCGAACGGTTCCAGAGCGCGCGGGACTTGGAAGCTGCGCTTGCAGCCTGTGCGTGCAGTACGGACTGGAACGCGACTCGAGCCACCCAGTGGTGGGAACCGGGAGCACTGATCGAAACCCCTCCGCCCGCGGTCACAACCGAACAGACACAAACGCTGGTTCGCGGGGCGTAG
- the tsaD gene encoding tRNA (adenosine(37)-N6)-threonylcarbamoyltransferase complex transferase subunit TsaD, whose protein sequence is MTHFLALETSCDETAAAVFTDELRVLSSVVASQTDLHARFGGVVPEIASRAHLRNLLPVVNEALVQANISLKDIGCVAVHNTPGLVGALLVGVSAAKAFAFGLGVPLIAVNHVASHIFACRLAANRDIFPCLGLVVSGGHTALFRCDTALSLELLGGTRDDAAGEAFDKVAAILGLGFPGGPAVEREAATGNPKAHHFPRAFIDDGRLEFSFSGLKTAVLYACHGQDVKKSVPPGPGQKRADLAASFQAAVVDVLTMKCKQALRKTGLTRLAVGGGVSANKPLRAALEAMCAKEGAELVIPPLNLCTDNAAMAALAVEKWKRNEFAPADLDADPNWL, encoded by the coding sequence ATGACACACTTTCTGGCTCTGGAAACGTCCTGCGACGAAACGGCCGCGGCGGTGTTCACGGACGAACTGCGGGTTCTGTCGAGCGTGGTCGCGTCGCAAACGGACCTGCATGCTCGGTTCGGTGGGGTCGTTCCCGAAATTGCGTCCCGCGCGCACCTCCGGAACCTGCTTCCCGTTGTGAACGAAGCACTCGTGCAAGCGAACATCTCGCTCAAAGACATCGGCTGCGTGGCGGTCCACAATACGCCCGGATTGGTCGGTGCGCTGCTGGTGGGTGTGAGCGCGGCGAAGGCGTTCGCGTTCGGTCTGGGCGTTCCTCTCATCGCGGTGAACCACGTCGCGAGTCACATCTTCGCGTGTCGGCTCGCGGCCAATCGCGACATCTTCCCCTGTTTGGGGCTGGTCGTGAGTGGGGGGCACACGGCGCTGTTCCGCTGCGATACGGCATTGTCACTCGAACTGCTAGGCGGTACGCGCGATGACGCGGCAGGAGAAGCGTTCGATAAGGTTGCAGCGATTCTGGGTTTGGGCTTCCCGGGCGGGCCTGCGGTCGAGCGCGAGGCCGCGACCGGTAACCCGAAAGCCCACCACTTCCCCCGCGCGTTCATTGACGACGGGCGGTTGGAGTTCAGTTTCAGCGGGCTGAAGACGGCGGTTCTCTATGCGTGCCACGGGCAGGATGTGAAGAAGTCCGTTCCCCCCGGACCGGGCCAAAAGCGGGCCGATCTCGCTGCGAGCTTTCAGGCCGCGGTCGTCGATGTTCTCACGATGAAGTGCAAACAAGCCCTGCGCAAAACAGGTCTGACGCGACTCGCGGTGGGCGGTGGGGTGAGTGCGAACAAGCCGCTCCGGGCGGCATTAGAAGCGATGTGTGCCAAGGAGGGTGCGGAGCTGGTCATTCCGCCGCTCAATCTCTGCACGGACAATGCAGCAATGGCCGCACTCGCTGTGGAGAAATGGAAGCGGAATGAGTTCGCCCCCGCGGACCTGGACGCCGACCCGAACTGGCTGTGA